A single genomic interval of Bradyrhizobium japonicum USDA 6 harbors:
- a CDS encoding ABC transporter ATP-binding protein, with the protein MEAGMVTPAPALVRFSGIQKTYDGEHLVVKNLDLEIRKGEFITLLGPSGSGKTTTLMMLAGFEVPTHGEIYLAERPIKNVPPHKRDIGMVFQNYALFPHLTIAENIAFPLSVRNTAKAEAQERVNAALRMIKMETLAHRRPGQLSGGQQQRVALARALVFNPQLVLMDEPLGALDKRLREQMQLEIKQLHETMGITVVYVTHDQSEALTMSDRIAVFNDGIVQQIDRPDALYEHPVNSFVAHFIGENNVLAGTVETVEKDYCRVTLAGGGAVTARAVNVSGAGASTSLSVRPERIAIIPDGTSSEGPNRLPAKVQNTIYLGDHALAVLDVAGNGEFMVKLQPGTHDGLRHGNLRSGESVFITFRPEDCLALDPV; encoded by the coding sequence ATGGAAGCCGGCATGGTCACGCCTGCGCCGGCGCTGGTGCGCTTTTCCGGCATTCAGAAGACCTACGATGGCGAGCACCTCGTGGTGAAGAACCTCGATCTCGAAATCAGGAAGGGCGAGTTCATCACCCTGCTCGGCCCGTCGGGCTCGGGCAAGACGACCACGCTGATGATGCTGGCCGGCTTCGAGGTTCCGACCCATGGCGAAATCTACCTCGCGGAACGGCCGATCAAGAACGTGCCGCCGCACAAGCGCGACATCGGCATGGTGTTCCAGAACTATGCCTTGTTCCCGCACCTGACGATCGCGGAGAATATTGCCTTCCCGCTATCCGTTCGCAACACGGCCAAGGCCGAGGCGCAGGAGCGCGTCAACGCGGCGTTGCGCATGATCAAGATGGAAACCCTGGCGCACCGGCGGCCCGGGCAGCTGTCCGGCGGTCAGCAGCAGCGCGTGGCGCTGGCCCGCGCGCTGGTTTTCAATCCGCAGCTCGTGCTGATGGACGAGCCCCTGGGCGCCCTCGACAAGCGCCTGCGGGAGCAGATGCAACTGGAGATCAAGCAACTGCACGAGACGATGGGCATCACCGTCGTCTACGTCACCCACGATCAGAGCGAGGCGCTCACCATGTCGGATCGCATCGCCGTGTTCAACGACGGCATCGTGCAGCAGATCGACAGGCCCGACGCGCTGTATGAGCATCCGGTGAACAGCTTCGTCGCTCACTTCATCGGTGAGAACAACGTGCTGGCCGGCACCGTCGAGACGGTCGAGAAGGACTATTGCCGCGTCACGCTGGCTGGTGGCGGCGCCGTGACCGCGCGGGCGGTCAATGTATCCGGCGCGGGCGCATCGACCTCCCTGTCGGTGCGGCCGGAGCGGATCGCCATCATCCCGGATGGAACCTCCAGCGAGGGACCGAACCGGCTGCCGGCCAAGGTGCAGAACACCATCTATCTCGGCGACCACGCGCTGGCCGTGCTCGATGTCGCCGGCAACGGGGAGTTCATGGTCAAGCTTCAGCCGGGGACGCATGACGGATTGAGACATGGCAATCTAAGATCTGGTGAAAGCGTATTCATCACCTTCCGTCCCGAGGACTGCCTGGCCCTCGATCCCGTCTGA
- a CDS encoding glycosyltransferase family 4 protein produces the protein MRVLIATDAWHPQVNGVVRTLTSLANAVKALDVEIDFLTPDGFRSWPLPTYPGLRIALPSGKEIARRIEKAAPEALHIATEGPIGWAARAYCRRNRLAFTTSYTTRFPEYVSVRTGIPDAVGYAVLRHFHDAAAMTMVATPSLRQELSERGFKRLGFWTRGVNTELFHPDSPAKLDLPGPIFMTMGRVAVEKNLEAFLSLDLPGTKVVVGDGPQKAALEKKYPDVAFLGEKKGADLTAHLAAADVFVFPSLTDTFGVVQLEALACGTPVAAFPVTGPKDVIADHPIGAIDHDLRTACLRALTMSRETCRNFALERSWENSARQFVGNLTSLQPSRILRASPVMARRPVRG, from the coding sequence ATGCGGGTATTAATCGCGACTGACGCCTGGCATCCGCAGGTTAACGGTGTGGTCCGGACGCTGACCTCGCTGGCGAACGCGGTGAAGGCGCTCGACGTCGAGATCGACTTCCTGACACCGGACGGCTTTCGGTCCTGGCCGCTGCCGACCTATCCGGGCCTGCGCATCGCGCTGCCGAGCGGTAAGGAGATCGCGCGGCGGATCGAGAAGGCTGCGCCGGAGGCACTGCACATCGCGACCGAGGGGCCGATCGGCTGGGCCGCGCGCGCCTATTGTCGCCGGAACCGCCTTGCCTTCACCACCTCCTACACGACGCGCTTTCCCGAATACGTCTCGGTACGGACCGGCATCCCTGATGCCGTCGGCTATGCCGTGCTGCGCCACTTCCACGACGCCGCCGCGATGACCATGGTGGCGACGCCCTCGCTGCGGCAGGAGCTCTCCGAGCGCGGCTTCAAGCGGCTCGGCTTCTGGACGCGCGGCGTCAACACCGAGCTGTTCCATCCGGACAGTCCGGCCAAGCTCGATTTGCCGGGCCCGATCTTCATGACCATGGGCCGCGTCGCGGTGGAGAAGAACCTCGAGGCGTTCCTCTCGCTCGATTTGCCCGGCACCAAGGTCGTCGTCGGCGACGGCCCGCAGAAGGCGGCGCTCGAGAAGAAATATCCGGACGTGGCCTTCCTCGGCGAGAAGAAGGGCGCGGATCTGACCGCGCATCTCGCCGCTGCCGATGTCTTCGTCTTCCCGAGCCTGACCGACACGTTCGGCGTGGTGCAGCTCGAGGCGCTCGCCTGCGGCACGCCGGTTGCCGCGTTTCCGGTGACGGGCCCCAAGGACGTCATCGCCGATCACCCGATCGGCGCGATCGATCATGATCTCCGTACCGCGTGCCTGCGCGCGCTCACCATGTCGCGCGAGACCTGCCGCAACTTCGCGCTGGAGCGTTCCTGGGAAAACAGCGCGCGTCAGTTCGTCGGAAACCTCACCTCACTTCAGCCCAGCCGCATCCTGCGCGCCTCGCCGGTCATGGCGCGGCGGCCGGTGCGCGGCTGA
- a CDS encoding L,D-transpeptidase, whose protein sequence is MINLDTFKTYSRAVALSAVAISAIAFAGPAKAAPVQLFPFFQPLPPMAAPQPYQPYQATPYQAAPSQDQDAVEMPARFRRQTVSYATREAPGTIIIDTPNTYLYYVLGNGQAVRYGIGVGRDGFTWSGVQSVTKKAEWPDWTPPPEMIARQPYLPRHMAGGPGNPLGARAMYLGGTIYRIHGTNAPDTIGKHVSSGCIRLTNDDVTDLYSRVNVGTKVIVLPMTERRADLGAATR, encoded by the coding sequence ATGATCAATCTGGACACGTTCAAGACGTATTCGCGCGCCGTCGCGCTCAGCGCCGTCGCGATCTCCGCAATCGCATTTGCCGGTCCGGCCAAGGCTGCGCCGGTGCAGCTCTTCCCCTTCTTCCAGCCGCTGCCGCCGATGGCCGCGCCGCAGCCTTACCAGCCGTATCAGGCGACGCCTTACCAGGCCGCGCCGTCCCAGGATCAGGACGCAGTCGAGATGCCGGCCCGCTTCCGCCGCCAGACCGTTTCCTACGCGACGCGTGAGGCGCCGGGCACCATCATCATCGATACGCCCAACACCTATCTCTACTACGTGCTCGGCAACGGCCAGGCCGTTCGCTACGGCATCGGCGTCGGCCGCGACGGCTTCACCTGGTCCGGCGTGCAGTCGGTGACCAAGAAGGCCGAGTGGCCGGATTGGACCCCGCCGCCGGAAATGATCGCCCGCCAGCCCTATCTGCCGCGCCACATGGCCGGCGGCCCCGGCAATCCGCTCGGCGCGCGCGCCATGTATCTCGGCGGCACCATCTACCGCATCCACGGCACCAACGCCCCCGACACGATCGGCAAGCACGTCTCGTCCGGCTGCATCCGCCTGACCAACGATGACGTCACCGACCTCTACTCCCGCGTCAACGTCGGCACCAAGGTGATTGTTCTGCCGATGACGGAACGCCGCGCGGACCTCGGCGCCGCGACGCGCTGA
- a CDS encoding Vgb family protein, whose translation MKRSAAEIVREYGPFAGVEAVHGVTYDGTHVWFASGDKLNAVDPADGRIARSIDVAAHAGTAFDGRHLFQIAEDRIQKIDAATGKVISTIPAPGGGGDSGLAWAEGSLWVGQYRERKIHQVDPETGKILRTIESKRFVTGVTWVDGELWHGTWEGEESDLRRIDPETGKVLEQLDLPAGTMVSGLESDGGDRFFCGGGDRGNVRAVRRPRRS comes from the coding sequence ATGAAGCGTTCCGCCGCCGAGATCGTCAGGGAGTACGGACCCTTTGCGGGTGTCGAGGCCGTGCATGGCGTCACCTATGACGGCACCCATGTCTGGTTCGCGTCCGGCGACAAGCTGAATGCGGTCGATCCGGCCGACGGCAGGATCGCACGCTCGATCGATGTCGCCGCGCATGCGGGGACGGCGTTCGATGGCCGGCACCTGTTCCAGATCGCCGAGGATCGCATCCAGAAGATCGACGCCGCCACCGGCAAGGTGATCAGCACGATTCCGGCTCCGGGCGGCGGCGGCGATTCCGGATTGGCCTGGGCGGAGGGCTCGTTGTGGGTCGGTCAGTATCGCGAGCGCAAGATCCATCAGGTCGATCCGGAAACAGGGAAGATCCTCCGCACCATCGAAAGCAAGCGCTTCGTGACCGGCGTCACCTGGGTCGACGGCGAGCTCTGGCATGGCACCTGGGAGGGCGAGGAAAGCGATTTGCGCCGGATCGATCCTGAAACGGGCAAGGTGCTGGAGCAACTCGACCTGCCCGCCGGGACGATGGTTTCAGGATTGGAGTCCGACGGCGGCGACCGCTTCTTCTGCGGCGGTGGCGATCGCGGCAATGTGAGGGCGGTCCGCCGCCCGCGGCGCAGCTAG
- a CDS encoding DUF4403 family protein gives MRLTLNLKTILIAVVVLAASFFVSLKAMDWLSPRAATTAPPVAQLPPLPPVAKSSIVVAPVAIAISAIREQAEKAAPRNFAGKADNPISQILENADIGWSAVRGPMAAAGDKDVLTISTPLSGKLNVTGSLSSKATGALGDALGSVLGGDAAKRIGAVNIKNLNASAEIKGNVVVTSRPKLAANWHLEPNLGAQVNLGDTNLNVSGAKVNVPAQVKPLIDKNVGEQINIVSERIRNDPSLRENAKQQWTKACRSIPLQGSGSSAALPPLWLEMKPTRAIAAQPRVDAQNVTLLLGLELETRVTSTSTKPDCPFPDKISIVPPTGTGVNIGVPIDVPFTEINKLIAAQMVGHTYPEDGSGPVDVTVKSVNVVPSGDRLLISLLVRAKEKKSWLGLGAEATVHIWGRPMLDQAQQTLRLADIQLAVESEAAFGLLGAAARAVVPQMQQALVQKATLDLKPIAANAREKIAAAIADYQKSEDGLKVDAKIDSLTLADIAFDSRTLRIVAEAGGSLNVYVTKLSGM, from the coding sequence ATGCGACTGACGCTGAACTTGAAGACTATCCTGATCGCCGTGGTGGTGCTCGCGGCGTCGTTTTTCGTCAGCCTGAAGGCGATGGACTGGCTGTCGCCGCGCGCGGCGACGACTGCGCCGCCGGTCGCGCAATTGCCACCGCTGCCGCCGGTCGCGAAGAGCTCGATCGTGGTGGCGCCGGTTGCGATCGCGATATCGGCGATCCGCGAACAGGCCGAGAAAGCCGCGCCGCGCAATTTCGCCGGCAAGGCCGATAATCCAATTTCGCAGATCCTGGAGAATGCCGACATCGGCTGGTCCGCCGTGCGCGGGCCGATGGCGGCTGCCGGCGACAAGGACGTGCTGACGATCTCGACGCCGCTCAGCGGCAAGCTGAACGTGACGGGCTCGCTGTCGTCGAAAGCCACCGGCGCGCTCGGCGACGCGCTCGGCAGCGTGCTCGGCGGCGACGCCGCGAAACGGATCGGCGCGGTCAACATCAAGAATTTGAACGCCAGCGCCGAGATCAAGGGCAACGTGGTCGTCACCTCGCGCCCGAAGCTCGCGGCCAATTGGCATCTCGAGCCAAATCTCGGCGCCCAGGTCAATCTCGGCGACACCAACCTCAACGTCTCCGGCGCCAAGGTCAACGTGCCGGCGCAGGTGAAGCCGCTGATCGACAAGAATGTCGGCGAGCAGATCAACATCGTCTCCGAGCGCATCCGCAACGATCCGTCGCTGCGCGAGAATGCGAAGCAGCAATGGACCAAGGCCTGCCGCTCGATCCCGCTGCAGGGCTCGGGCTCCTCGGCCGCGCTGCCGCCGCTCTGGCTCGAGATGAAACCGACCCGTGCCATCGCGGCGCAGCCGCGCGTCGACGCGCAGAACGTGACGCTGCTGCTCGGCCTCGAGCTAGAGACGCGCGTGACCTCGACGTCGACCAAGCCGGACTGTCCTTTCCCCGACAAGATCTCGATCGTGCCGCCGACCGGCACCGGCGTGAACATCGGCGTGCCGATCGACGTGCCCTTCACCGAGATCAACAAGCTGATCGCGGCGCAGATGGTCGGCCACACCTATCCCGAGGACGGCTCCGGCCCGGTCGACGTCACCGTGAAAAGCGTCAACGTGGTTCCGTCGGGCGATCGTCTCCTGATCTCGCTGCTGGTGCGTGCCAAGGAGAAGAAGAGCTGGCTCGGTCTCGGCGCCGAAGCGACCGTGCACATCTGGGGCCGACCGATGCTCGACCAGGCACAGCAGACGCTGCGGCTCGCCGACATCCAGCTCGCGGTGGAGTCCGAGGCCGCCTTCGGCCTGCTCGGCGCGGCCGCACGCGCGGTGGTGCCGCAGATGCAGCAGGCCTTGGTGCAGAAAGCGACGCTCGACCTGAAGCCGATCGCCGCCAATGCGCGCGAGAAGATCGCGGCCGCGATCGCCGACTACCAGAAGAGCGAGGACGGCCTCAAGGTCGACGCCAAGATCGACAGCCTGACTCTCGCCGACATCGCCTTCGATTCCAGGACGCTGCGCATCGTCGCCGAAGCCGGCGGCTCGCTGAACGTCTACGTGACGAAGCTGTCGGGGATGTAG
- a CDS encoding c-type cytochrome, whose amino-acid sequence MRSRQQMSPGTWLRPIAATGALTLLLSAPSSLAQQPANDEAAQQAFNNSCRTCHSVKDGDNRLGPNLNKILGRKAGSLPNYNYSPSMKDAGFVWDKDKLTRFMVKPDEVVSGNKMQPYGGVSVEDAAKVVAYLQAVGGQ is encoded by the coding sequence ATGCGATCACGCCAGCAAATGTCGCCAGGCACATGGCTGCGCCCGATCGCAGCTACCGGCGCCTTGACGCTGCTCCTGTCTGCGCCCTCCTCGCTCGCCCAGCAGCCGGCGAACGACGAGGCGGCCCAGCAGGCTTTCAACAATTCCTGTCGGACCTGCCACTCGGTGAAGGATGGCGACAATCGCCTCGGCCCCAATCTCAACAAGATCCTGGGACGCAAGGCCGGCTCGCTGCCGAACTACAACTACTCTCCATCGATGAAGGACGCCGGCTTCGTCTGGGACAAGGACAAGCTGACCCGCTTCATGGTCAAGCCGGATGAGGTCGTGTCCGGCAACAAGATGCAGCCATATGGCGGCGTCTCCGTGGAGGACGCGGCCAAGGTGGTTGCCTATCTGCAGGCGGTGGGCGGGCAGTAG
- a CDS encoding ABC transporter substrate-binding protein, giving the protein MLKRKTGKIALGFAVAFSASAALATVAQARDLTVVSWGGAYQDAQKKVYFEPFKKAAGVAMNDESWDGGVGVLRAKVQGGAATWDLVQVESDELAVGCEEGLFEKMDYSKIGGEAAYIPPSVNPCGVGAILYDFVLGYDKDKLKQAPNGWADFFDTRKIPGKRALRQGPKTTLEIALMADGVAPKDVYKVLATDEGVERAFKKLDTIKGDIVWWKAGAQPPQLLASGEVAMTSVYNGRIDTANKNDKKNFGIVWDGALFTLDSWVILKGSPNKDAAYKFLDFAGKAENQSKLSQNIAYGTSNKDAAGLLAPAVLKDLPTAPDNIKNAVEINVGFWLENIDRLTERFNKWAAK; this is encoded by the coding sequence ATGCTGAAGCGCAAGACTGGCAAGATTGCTCTGGGGTTCGCCGTGGCGTTCAGCGCCAGCGCCGCGCTGGCCACGGTCGCGCAGGCGCGTGACCTCACCGTCGTGTCGTGGGGCGGCGCCTATCAGGATGCCCAGAAGAAGGTCTATTTCGAGCCGTTCAAGAAAGCAGCCGGCGTCGCGATGAACGACGAGTCCTGGGACGGCGGCGTCGGCGTGTTGCGCGCCAAGGTGCAGGGAGGTGCCGCCACCTGGGACCTCGTCCAGGTCGAGAGCGACGAACTCGCGGTCGGCTGCGAGGAAGGCCTGTTCGAGAAGATGGATTATTCCAAAATCGGCGGCGAGGCCGCCTATATACCGCCGTCAGTCAATCCCTGCGGCGTCGGCGCCATCCTTTACGATTTCGTACTCGGCTACGACAAGGACAAGCTGAAGCAGGCCCCCAACGGCTGGGCTGACTTCTTCGATACCAGGAAGATTCCGGGCAAGCGTGCCTTGCGTCAGGGCCCGAAGACCACGCTCGAGATCGCCCTCATGGCCGATGGCGTCGCACCGAAGGACGTCTACAAGGTGCTGGCGACCGACGAGGGCGTCGAGCGCGCGTTCAAGAAGCTGGACACCATCAAGGGCGACATCGTCTGGTGGAAGGCCGGCGCCCAGCCGCCGCAATTGCTCGCCTCCGGCGAGGTGGCGATGACCTCGGTCTACAATGGCCGCATCGACACCGCGAACAAGAACGACAAGAAGAATTTTGGCATCGTATGGGACGGAGCGCTCTTCACCCTCGACAGCTGGGTCATCCTGAAGGGCAGCCCGAACAAGGACGCGGCCTACAAGTTCCTGGACTTCGCAGGCAAGGCGGAGAACCAGTCAAAACTGTCGCAGAACATCGCCTATGGCACCTCGAACAAGGACGCAGCCGGCCTGCTCGCGCCCGCGGTTCTGAAGGACCTGCCGACAGCGCCTGACAACATCAAGAACGCGGTCGAGATCAACGTCGGCTTCTGGCTCGAGAACATCGACCGCCTGACCGAACGCTTCAACAAATGGGCCGCGAAATAA
- a CDS encoding DUF899 domain-containing protein, with protein MMTSADNAGTNGQAAMQTPPVVSPQDWEAARQQLLVKEKAHTRARDALAAERRRMPWMEVTKTYAFEGPGGKISLVDLFQGRRQLVVYRAFFEPGVFGWPDHACRGCSMVADQVAHVSHLNARDTTLVFASRAPQADIIRLKQRMGWTMPWVTVTDSFDADFGVDEWHGTNVFYRDGDRIFRTYFIKSRGDEQMGGTWNYLDITPLGRQEVWEDSPKGYPQTPTYKWWNWHDSYTEGAAPDRKWVEISDAGEKAFREEAAEGRD; from the coding sequence ATGATGACATCAGCAGACAATGCAGGAACTAACGGGCAGGCCGCCATGCAAACACCGCCGGTGGTGTCGCCGCAGGACTGGGAGGCCGCCCGTCAGCAACTGCTCGTGAAGGAAAAGGCGCATACCCGTGCCCGCGACGCCCTCGCCGCCGAGCGCCGGCGCATGCCGTGGATGGAAGTCACCAAAACCTATGCGTTCGAGGGGCCCGGCGGCAAGATCAGTCTGGTGGATCTGTTCCAGGGCCGGCGGCAGCTGGTCGTCTACCGGGCCTTCTTCGAGCCTGGCGTGTTCGGCTGGCCCGATCATGCCTGCCGGGGCTGCTCGATGGTGGCCGACCAGGTCGCCCATGTCTCGCATCTGAACGCCCGCGATACCACGCTGGTGTTCGCCTCGCGCGCGCCGCAGGCCGACATCATCAGGCTGAAGCAGCGGATGGGCTGGACCATGCCCTGGGTCACCGTCACCGACAGTTTCGATGCCGATTTCGGCGTCGACGAATGGCACGGCACCAACGTGTTCTACCGCGACGGCGACCGCATCTTCCGCACCTACTTCATCAAGAGCCGCGGCGACGAGCAGATGGGTGGCACCTGGAACTATCTCGATATCACGCCGCTCGGCCGGCAGGAGGTCTGGGAGGACTCGCCAAAGGGCTATCCGCAGACGCCGACCTACAAATGGTGGAACTGGCACGACAGCTACACCGAAGGCGCTGCGCCCGACAGGAAATGGGTGGAGATCTCGGACGCCGGCGAGAAGGCTTTTCGCGAGGAGGCCGCGGAAGGCCGTGACTAG
- a CDS encoding class I SAM-dependent methyltransferase has product MAKIMNLDGTQQLDLTRGTVEQAYDRWAPVYDLVFGGVFAKGRQAAIAATNKIGGRVLEVGVGTGISLPLYAPHLRIFGTDISEAMLDKARQRVSEGKLKNVEGLAVMDAEKLEFPDNSFDVVMAQYVVTAVPNPEKALDEFARVLRPGGELIILTRVSADTGMRRFIEQRLQPVVRPLGFRTAEFAWSRYTKWLAGAHGIELAERRLIPPLGHFSLVRFRKVDVAKAA; this is encoded by the coding sequence ATGGCTAAGATCATGAACCTTGACGGTACCCAGCAGCTCGACCTCACCCGTGGCACGGTTGAGCAGGCCTATGACCGCTGGGCGCCCGTCTACGATCTCGTGTTCGGCGGCGTGTTCGCCAAGGGCCGGCAGGCGGCGATCGCGGCCACCAACAAGATCGGGGGCCGCGTGCTCGAAGTCGGCGTCGGCACCGGCATCTCGCTGCCGCTCTACGCGCCGCATCTGCGCATCTTCGGAACCGACATTTCGGAAGCGATGCTCGACAAGGCGCGCCAGCGGGTCAGCGAAGGCAAGCTGAAGAACGTCGAGGGCCTCGCGGTGATGGATGCCGAGAAGCTCGAATTCCCCGACAATTCCTTCGACGTGGTGATGGCGCAATACGTCGTCACCGCCGTGCCGAACCCCGAGAAGGCGCTGGACGAATTCGCCCGCGTGCTGCGTCCCGGCGGCGAACTGATCATCCTGACCCGCGTCAGCGCCGACACCGGCATGCGCCGCTTCATCGAGCAGAGGCTCCAGCCGGTGGTGCGCCCGCTCGGCTTCCGCACCGCCGAGTTCGCCTGGTCGCGTTATACGAAATGGCTGGCCGGCGCCCATGGCATCGAGCTGGCCGAGCGCCGCCTGATTCCGCCGCTCGGCCATTTCTCGCTGGTGCGCTTCCGCAAGGTCGACGTCGCCAAGGCAGCCTGA
- a CDS encoding ABC transporter permease → MTDARLPGANASTEVPLKRRLRRAERTRQVRALALVLPLLVFLLFTFAGPIAGMLWRAVDDREVRQVLPQTVTALADWDGKDLPDEKAFAALASDILAARASGTIAIAAKRLNYALNGFRTILTSTARNLKAAPEPGTARATLGKINPAWRERTTWTTIKDASGPVTGFYLLAALDLTRNVDGAIVAAPPDQAIYRNVFARTFLISLGVTALCLILGFPVAYLLAALPPGRSNLLMIFVLLPFWTSLLVRTCAWIVLLQSKGVVNDSLHWLGIIDEPLRLIYNRFGVCVAMTHVLLPFMILPLYSSMKAISPAYMRAAASLGAPPTTAFLRIYLPQTLPGIGAGSLLVFILALGYYITPALVGGAADQMISYFIALYTTETANWGLASALGAVLLLATVLLALVYGKLVQGQQVTGGMKN, encoded by the coding sequence ATGACGGATGCGCGCTTGCCCGGCGCCAATGCGTCGACCGAGGTGCCGCTCAAGCGCCGATTGAGGCGTGCGGAGCGGACACGCCAGGTCAGGGCATTGGCGCTGGTGCTGCCGCTTCTCGTCTTCCTGCTCTTCACCTTCGCAGGCCCGATCGCCGGCATGCTGTGGCGCGCCGTCGATGACCGCGAGGTGCGTCAGGTCCTGCCGCAAACCGTCACGGCTCTCGCCGACTGGGACGGCAAGGACCTGCCGGATGAAAAGGCCTTTGCAGCGCTGGCAAGCGACATCCTGGCAGCGCGCGCCTCCGGCACCATCGCCATCGCAGCCAAGCGGCTCAACTATGCCCTGAACGGTTTTCGTACGATCCTGACCAGTACGGCACGCAATCTGAAGGCGGCGCCGGAGCCCGGCACCGCCAGGGCGACACTGGGCAAGATCAACCCGGCCTGGCGCGAACGCACGACCTGGACGACGATCAAGGATGCCAGTGGTCCGGTGACCGGCTTCTATCTGCTGGCGGCGCTCGACCTGACGCGGAACGTCGATGGTGCGATCGTCGCAGCGCCGCCGGACCAGGCCATCTACCGCAACGTCTTCGCCCGCACCTTCCTCATCAGCCTCGGCGTCACGGCACTCTGCCTGATCCTCGGCTTCCCGGTGGCGTACCTGCTGGCGGCGCTGCCGCCGGGCCGGTCGAACCTGCTGATGATCTTCGTCCTGCTGCCGTTCTGGACGTCGCTTCTGGTCCGCACCTGCGCCTGGATCGTCTTGTTGCAGAGCAAGGGCGTCGTGAACGACAGCCTGCACTGGCTTGGCATCATCGACGAGCCGTTGCGCCTGATCTACAACCGCTTCGGTGTCTGCGTGGCCATGACCCACGTTCTCCTGCCATTCATGATCCTGCCGCTGTACAGCAGCATGAAGGCGATCTCGCCTGCTTACATGCGTGCCGCCGCCTCGCTCGGCGCGCCACCGACCACTGCCTTCCTGCGGATCTACCTGCCTCAGACCCTGCCCGGCATCGGCGCGGGAAGCCTGCTCGTCTTCATCCTGGCGCTCGGCTACTACATCACGCCGGCCCTCGTCGGCGGCGCCGCCGATCAGATGATCAGCTACTTCATCGCGCTCTACACGACCGAGACGGCCAATTGGGGCCTTGCTTCCGCGTTGGGTGCGGTGCTGCTGCTGGCCACTGTTCTGCTCGCGCTCGTCTACGGCAAGCTGGTGCAGGGACAGCAGGTCACGGGAGGAATGAAGAATTGA